The following coding sequences are from one Streptomyces sp. NBC_01232 window:
- a CDS encoding AEC family transporter: MGGAAALEKLVPVLLAFGGGVLLARRKIVPAEASKVFSDYAFLFAVPCYLFGNIYASDLAALFNWRAIGGYAGAAALAVLVVSLAAVAHGLREPRDVALRVMAGVQVNTAYFAVPVFITVFGTAAPIFPILLFQVCVLSLVVIALMELGRAGPAAGGPGRRLSRAVGASLATPLVLACNAGILLNLLSVRIPAVVLDGASFVGDSASPVALFALGLHLGGLGLDLRGTTREEFALIGFKCLAFPLLTWAVCGWLFGVRGEWLAYLVLIAAMPTPQNLFIFAQRYDVGVDLSASIVIKSSLVSLLLLPLWLQTVAP, translated from the coding sequence ATGGGTGGCGCAGCCGCGTTGGAGAAACTGGTACCGGTGCTGCTGGCCTTCGGAGGCGGGGTACTGCTCGCGCGCCGGAAGATCGTTCCGGCCGAGGCATCCAAGGTCTTCTCCGACTACGCCTTCCTCTTCGCCGTCCCCTGCTACCTCTTCGGCAACATCTACGCCAGCGACCTCGCGGCCCTGTTCAACTGGCGGGCGATCGGCGGCTACGCGGGAGCCGCGGCCCTCGCCGTGCTCGTGGTGTCCCTGGCGGCCGTCGCCCACGGCCTGCGCGAGCCCCGCGACGTGGCGCTGCGGGTGATGGCCGGAGTCCAGGTGAACACCGCCTACTTCGCCGTCCCCGTCTTCATCACCGTGTTCGGCACCGCGGCGCCGATCTTCCCGATCCTGCTGTTCCAGGTCTGCGTCCTGTCCCTGGTCGTCATCGCCCTCATGGAACTGGGCCGCGCGGGCCCCGCGGCCGGCGGCCCGGGCCGCCGGCTCTCGCGGGCCGTCGGTGCCTCGCTCGCCACCCCGCTGGTCCTCGCCTGCAACGCGGGGATCCTGCTCAACCTGCTCTCGGTACGGATCCCCGCGGTGGTCCTGGACGGCGCTTCGTTCGTCGGGGACAGCGCCTCACCGGTGGCGCTGTTCGCTCTCGGCCTCCACCTGGGCGGCCTCGGTCTCGATCTCCGGGGCACCACGCGCGAGGAATTCGCCCTCATAGGCTTCAAGTGCCTGGCGTTCCCGCTGCTGACCTGGGCGGTGTGCGGGTGGCTGTTCGGCGTACGCGGCGAGTGGCTGGCGTACCTCGTGCTGATCGCGGCGATGCCGACCCCGCAGAACCTCTTCATCTTCGCCCAGCGCTACGACGTGGGCGTCGACCTCTCCGCGTCGATCGTGATCAAGAGTTCGCTCGTGTCGCTCCTGTTGCTGCCCCTGTGGCTGCAGACTGTCGCACCATGA
- a CDS encoding HXXEE domain-containing protein gives MNASPTGPAISRSAVTLGLLAAWAVHDLEEVATMARWSRTRVPALRERHPRVPDRIWRSMEAVDGREFATAVGVMGLIVAAASADGYRTGGRSSFYQASLNGFGLHGLVHMAQAAATRGYTPGVVTSPLLVVPFTLWARGRLRRAGVLRPARARDIASGLALAGAATAASHAVARRIRRAAPARWPRIRALVLVPRAAPAR, from the coding sequence ATGAACGCCTCTCCCACCGGCCCCGCGATATCGCGCAGCGCCGTCACCTTAGGACTCCTCGCCGCCTGGGCCGTGCACGACCTCGAGGAAGTGGCCACCATGGCGCGCTGGTCCCGGACCCGGGTCCCCGCCCTGCGTGAGCGCCACCCGCGTGTCCCGGACCGGATCTGGCGGAGCATGGAAGCCGTGGACGGCCGCGAGTTCGCCACCGCCGTCGGCGTGATGGGACTCATCGTCGCGGCCGCCTCCGCCGACGGGTACCGCACCGGCGGACGCTCCTCCTTCTACCAGGCCTCCCTGAACGGCTTCGGCCTGCACGGCCTCGTCCACATGGCGCAGGCCGCCGCGACCCGGGGCTACACCCCGGGGGTGGTCACCTCTCCGCTGCTCGTCGTCCCCTTCACCCTGTGGGCCCGCGGCCGGCTGCGCCGCGCCGGTGTCCTGCGGCCGGCGCGGGCCCGCGACATCGCCTCGGGCCTGGCGCTCGCGGGCGCGGCCACCGCCGCCTCGCACGCCGTCGCCCGGCGGATCCGCCGGGCTGCTCCGGCGCGTTGGCCGCGTATCCGGGCGCTCGTCCTCGTACCTCGGGCGGCGCCGGCTCGTTGA
- a CDS encoding trypsin-like serine peptidase gives MRRTLTMAVVAAALLVPGGPLPMAATGSVAGAAPAATVAAGRWTAREARSFWTAERMASAVPLPSVHPAPPEVVDPVPPAEPEPVDPVPPEPPTLPEPAPGATPVPAATPAPPPVVTEPLPAPSASPAAAPTPTPAPAPTTKPGPTRTAPAPVPLPAPAPPVVPRLPALTAGIGQNFDGIPVAGRMFLVKGGGAYFCTASVVSSPGRNLVLTAAHCLLGSDTQQVAFVPKYTKAKPQPYGMFPVLRDAAGRSRIWIDPRYRSRGVDRAAALDVAFAQVGPDARGFPVESVVGGNRLVTGAGYAHARITLIGHPSSAARPRVCANRTTKFTSSDAQIPGSFLRINCTGYPGGTSGGPFLNRYDARTGTGDVVGVIGGWKTGGDRTDTSYSSYFGADIRKLYEKAVAGAKAAR, from the coding sequence ATGCGACGTACGTTGACGATGGCCGTGGTGGCTGCCGCCCTGCTGGTGCCGGGAGGGCCGCTGCCGATGGCCGCGACCGGGAGCGTGGCGGGCGCCGCGCCCGCCGCGACGGTGGCCGCAGGCCGCTGGACGGCGCGCGAGGCCCGGTCCTTCTGGACCGCCGAACGGATGGCCTCCGCCGTCCCGTTGCCGTCCGTGCACCCGGCGCCGCCCGAGGTCGTGGACCCCGTGCCCCCGGCGGAGCCCGAGCCCGTGGACCCCGTGCCCCCGGAGCCGCCCACACTGCCCGAACCCGCTCCGGGCGCCACGCCGGTCCCGGCCGCGACGCCGGCTCCGCCCCCGGTCGTGACGGAGCCGCTGCCGGCGCCTTCCGCGAGCCCCGCCGCCGCACCGACACCCACACCCGCGCCGGCACCGACCACGAAGCCCGGCCCCACCCGCACGGCACCGGCTCCTGTTCCCCTTCCGGCCCCGGCGCCCCCCGTCGTTCCGCGCCTGCCGGCCCTCACCGCCGGCATCGGGCAGAACTTCGACGGCATCCCGGTCGCCGGCCGGATGTTCCTCGTCAAGGGCGGCGGGGCCTACTTCTGCACCGCGAGCGTGGTCTCCTCCCCCGGCCGCAACCTCGTGCTCACCGCGGCGCACTGCCTGCTCGGCTCCGACACCCAGCAGGTGGCCTTCGTACCGAAGTACACGAAGGCGAAGCCGCAGCCGTACGGCATGTTCCCGGTCCTGCGGGACGCGGCCGGACGCTCCAGGATCTGGATCGACCCCCGCTACCGGTCCCGGGGCGTCGACCGCGCCGCCGCTCTCGACGTGGCCTTCGCCCAGGTGGGGCCGGACGCCAGGGGCTTCCCGGTGGAGTCCGTGGTCGGCGGGAACCGGCTGGTGACCGGCGCCGGTTACGCGCACGCGCGGATCACTCTGATCGGCCACCCGTCCTCCGCCGCCCGGCCGCGCGTGTGCGCCAACCGGACGACCAAGTTCACCAGCAGCGACGCTCAGATCCCCGGATCGTTCCTGCGGATCAACTGCACCGGCTATCCCGGCGGGACCAGCGGCGGCCCGTTCCTGAACCGCTACGACGCGCGCACCGGGACCGGTGACGTGGTGGGGGTGATCGGCGGCTGGAAGACCGGCGGGGACAGGACGGACACCTCGTACAGCTCCTACTTCGGCGCGGACATCAGGAAGTTGTACGAGAAGGCGGTTGCCGGGGCGAAGGCGGCGCGGTGA
- a CDS encoding FAD-binding oxidoreductase, which produces MSLHRRQVLGSAAAAVLATMGAAARTPDYGALARGIDGRVVLPGDRDYAEARRLFQPRYDAVAPAAVAYPAHAADVAVCLDFARRSAAPVVPRGGGHGYAGWSTRSAGLVVDTGAMAAVSVGGNVVRVGAGARLGDVHAALAGRGRSVPTGLCPSVGIAGLTLGGGLGLASRAHGTTADRLTGARVVTPDGIVREVSADRDPELFWALRGGGGGNFGVVTEFRFLSHPVGDCAFAELHWPGSDSAAVLRGWQRWLAGLPDPFWSQVEFTVEAGSGAGAQAEAPAVRVVCLDGRRELEAQLTRLSDLAGGAPRDSWIVVRSHEDTVRAMSGCPELGPAQCRLPGTLPGRDPQGRLGRDSYAARSDFWTGGGLPDAAIGAVLDGVRRYGTSVPRGGRGVVQFDGVCGGAVNRVATGATAFVHRDSAFLAQYLAYWPESAPAADVARHQGWLDGLWQDLRPWASGRAYQNYTDPKLTGWREAYYGPNLARLQKVRRAYDPDRLFRFPQAV; this is translated from the coding sequence ATGAGCCTCCATCGCCGCCAAGTGCTGGGCAGCGCGGCCGCGGCCGTCCTCGCCACCATGGGTGCGGCGGCCCGGACCCCGGACTACGGCGCGCTGGCGCGCGGGATCGACGGGCGCGTGGTGCTCCCCGGGGACCGCGACTACGCCGAGGCCCGCCGGCTGTTCCAGCCGCGGTACGACGCCGTGGCCCCGGCCGCGGTGGCCTATCCCGCGCACGCCGCGGACGTGGCCGTCTGCCTGGACTTCGCCCGCCGCTCGGCCGCGCCGGTGGTCCCGCGCGGCGGCGGGCACGGCTACGCGGGCTGGTCCACCCGCTCCGCCGGACTGGTCGTGGACACCGGGGCCATGGCGGCGGTGTCGGTCGGGGGGAACGTCGTCCGGGTCGGCGCGGGGGCCCGGCTCGGGGACGTGCACGCGGCCCTCGCCGGGCGGGGTCGGTCCGTACCGACCGGGCTGTGTCCCTCCGTCGGTATCGCCGGGCTCACCCTCGGCGGCGGCCTGGGCCTTGCCTCCCGTGCCCACGGCACCACCGCCGACCGGCTCACCGGGGCGCGGGTCGTCACCCCTGACGGGATCGTCCGCGAGGTCTCCGCCGACCGCGATCCGGAGCTCTTCTGGGCCCTGCGCGGCGGTGGGGGCGGCAACTTCGGCGTGGTCACCGAGTTCCGGTTCCTTTCGCACCCGGTCGGTGACTGCGCCTTCGCCGAACTCCACTGGCCCGGCTCGGACTCGGCGGCCGTGCTGCGGGGCTGGCAGCGCTGGCTGGCCGGGCTGCCGGACCCGTTCTGGAGCCAGGTGGAATTCACCGTCGAGGCCGGGTCCGGGGCGGGTGCGCAGGCCGAGGCCCCGGCGGTGCGGGTGGTGTGCCTCGACGGGCGGCGGGAGCTGGAGGCGCAGTTGACCCGGCTGTCGGACCTGGCCGGCGGGGCGCCGCGGGACAGCTGGATCGTCGTACGCAGCCACGAGGACACCGTCCGGGCCATGTCCGGCTGCCCGGAGCTGGGCCCCGCCCAGTGCCGGCTGCCGGGCACCCTGCCCGGCCGGGACCCGCAGGGGCGGCTCGGCCGGGACTCGTACGCCGCCCGGTCCGACTTCTGGACGGGCGGCGGACTGCCGGACGCCGCGATCGGCGCGGTCCTGGACGGCGTGCGGCGGTACGGGACGAGCGTGCCCCGGGGCGGTCGCGGCGTCGTGCAGTTCGACGGGGTCTGCGGAGGCGCGGTGAACCGGGTCGCGACCGGCGCCACCGCCTTCGTGCACCGCGACAGCGCCTTCCTCGCCCAGTACCTCGCCTACTGGCCCGAGTCCGCACCGGCCGCCGACGTGGCCCGGCACCAGGGCTGGCTCGACGGACTCTGGCAGGACCTGCGGCCCTGGGCGAGCGGGCGCGCCTACCAGAACTACACCGACCCGAAGCTCACCGGCTGGCGCGAGGCCTACTACGGCCCGAACCTCGCCCGCCTGCAGAAGGTCCGGCGTGCCTACGACCCGGACCGGCTCTTCCGTTTCCCCCAGGCCGTTTAG
- a CDS encoding cytochrome P450 family protein has product MALVDLRTHAEGFKADPYPFYDALRAAGPVHRLVMGGERTWLVVGHEEARQALTHPALSKNWLGSGLFADTPVQAVATSMLDADPPHHTRLRRLVAREFTSRRVESLRPRVQQVTDELLDEMAARPDRRADLLASFAVPLPMTVICELLGVPGLDRQRFRYWSGEIVAPPDGIGADPRAVDEMTAYLFELVEAKAGEAGEDLLGALIRTRDEEGGRLSPDELIGMAFLLLVAGHETTVNLIGNGVRALLAHPEQLAALRADPDGLIDGAVEEMLRYDGPVQHATYRFAATDLELGGVSIAAGSSVLVALAAADRDPARFAHPGPEVFDIRRTGPSHLAFGHGIHFCLGAPLARMEGRIAIRALLERFPDLAEDPDAGPPDWLPGGLMRGVTRLPLRW; this is encoded by the coding sequence ATGGCTCTCGTGGATCTCCGTACGCACGCCGAAGGGTTCAAGGCCGACCCGTACCCGTTCTACGACGCCCTGCGCGCCGCCGGCCCCGTCCACCGGCTGGTCATGGGCGGCGAACGCACCTGGCTGGTCGTCGGCCACGAGGAGGCCCGGCAGGCCCTGACCCACCCGGCGCTGTCGAAGAACTGGCTCGGCTCCGGCCTGTTCGCGGACACACCCGTCCAGGCCGTCGCCACCAGCATGCTGGACGCGGATCCACCCCATCACACCCGGCTGCGGCGCCTGGTGGCCCGCGAGTTCACCTCCCGACGCGTGGAGTCCCTGCGCCCCCGCGTCCAGCAGGTCACCGACGAGCTGCTCGACGAAATGGCGGCCCGGCCCGACCGCCGGGCCGACCTGCTCGCGTCCTTCGCCGTACCGCTGCCGATGACCGTCATCTGCGAACTCCTCGGCGTCCCCGGCCTGGACCGGCAGCGCTTCCGCTACTGGTCGGGCGAAATCGTGGCTCCGCCGGACGGCATCGGCGCGGACCCCCGCGCCGTGGACGAGATGACCGCGTACCTCTTCGAACTCGTCGAGGCCAAGGCCGGGGAAGCGGGCGAGGACCTGCTGGGCGCGCTGATCCGGACCCGCGACGAGGAAGGCGGCCGGCTCTCCCCGGACGAACTGATCGGGATGGCCTTCCTGCTCCTGGTCGCGGGCCACGAGACGACGGTCAACCTCATCGGCAACGGCGTACGGGCCCTGCTCGCTCACCCCGAACAGCTCGCCGCGCTGCGCGCCGACCCGGACGGGCTGATCGACGGCGCGGTGGAGGAGATGCTCCGCTACGACGGCCCGGTACAGCACGCCACGTACCGCTTCGCCGCGACCGACCTGGAGCTGGGCGGTGTCTCCATCGCGGCCGGCTCCTCCGTCCTGGTCGCCCTCGCCGCGGCGGACCGCGATCCGGCGCGCTTCGCACACCCCGGGCCGGAGGTCTTCGACATCCGCCGCACCGGCCCGAGCCATCTCGCCTTCGGACACGGCATCCACTTCTGCCTCGGCGCCCCGCTCGCCCGCATGGAGGGCCGCATCGCGATCCGGGCGCTGCTGGAACGCTTCCCCGACCTCGCCGAGGATCCGGATGCGGGCCCGCCGGACTGGCTCCCGGGCGGCTTGATGCGGGGCGTGACCCGGCTGCCGCTGCGCTGGTGA
- a CDS encoding YrhB domain-containing protein, producing the protein MIVKERAVELVESYLAEERLTWPWSGPVPELVACHVEEHSVGWLVYWNTAGHATRTREVGGAVMCGGHLLVDRHDGSIHFVPSAGWLDEGWEEDYLLQTKGIRAPDPLARAVRELVRSAGVVAAMGHLRKQAPRLGLPEAKAYVTAVRDGGEPPEELASLTRKERAWPLLPIETVAGPVRC; encoded by the coding sequence ATGATCGTCAAGGAACGTGCCGTGGAGCTGGTGGAGTCCTACCTGGCCGAAGAACGGCTGACATGGCCGTGGAGCGGGCCGGTGCCCGAGCTGGTCGCCTGCCACGTCGAGGAACACTCGGTCGGCTGGCTCGTTTACTGGAACACGGCGGGCCACGCCACCCGCACGCGCGAGGTGGGGGGCGCCGTCATGTGCGGCGGCCACCTCCTGGTGGACCGGCACGACGGGAGCATCCATTTCGTCCCTTCCGCTGGGTGGCTGGACGAGGGATGGGAGGAGGACTACCTCCTGCAGACCAAGGGCATCAGAGCGCCCGACCCGCTGGCTCGCGCCGTTCGCGAACTCGTGCGCTCCGCGGGAGTCGTGGCCGCCATGGGCCATCTGCGCAAGCAGGCACCCAGACTGGGCCTGCCGGAGGCGAAGGCCTACGTCACGGCTGTCCGCGACGGCGGCGAACCACCGGAGGAGCTGGCGAGCCTCACCCGCAAGGAGCGGGCATGGCCGCTCCTGCCCATCGAAACGGTGGCCGGTCCGGTCCGCTGCTGA